Proteins encoded together in one Coregonus clupeaformis isolate EN_2021a chromosome 30, ASM2061545v1, whole genome shotgun sequence window:
- the adrm1 gene encoding proteasomal ubiquitin receptor ADRM1, which produces MSSGALFPSLVSGSRGSSSKYLVEFRAGKMTLKGSTVTPDKRKGSVYVQQTDDSLIHFCWKDRGSGNVDDDLIIFPDDCEFKKVSQCTTGRVFVLKFKAGSKRLFFWMQEPKSDKDEEYCRKVNEYLNNPPMPGALGSGGSSSHELSALGGEGGLQSLLGNMSHTQLMQLIGPTGLGGLGGLGALAGPGLASLLGSGGPATSSSSSSSRSQSAAVTPSSGSAATRISSAAAPTTPVTPAATSAASPTVTPTTPAAQTPVVPAAVGSPTQPIQLSDLQSILATMNVPAMSAAVAAQGSEVDLASVCTPEIMAPILSNSEVQQRLLPYLPSGESLPQSAEEIQNTLTSPQFQQAMSMFSSALASGQLGPLMNQFGLPSEAVDAANKGDVEAFAKAMEGTDKDKDKKKKKKEDDDEDMSLD; this is translated from the exons ATGTCTTCAGGTGCTCTATTCCCCAGCCTGGTCTCAGGCTCCCGGGGCTCGTCCAGTAAATACCTGGTGGAGTTCCGTGCCGGTAAGATGACCCTGAAGGGCAGCACGGTGACACCGGACAAACGTAAGGGCAGTGTGTACGTCCAACAGACGGACGACTCCCTCATCCACTTCTGCTGGAAGGACCGGGGGTCTGGAAATGTTGATGAT GACCTGATCATCTTCCCTGATGACTGTGAGTTCAAGAAGGTGAGCCAGTGTACCACAGGACGGGTGTTCGTGCTGAAGTTCAAGGCCGGATCCAAGAGGCTGTTCTTCTGGATGCAG GAGCCTAAATCAGACAAGGATGAGGAGTATTGCCGTAAGGTGAATGAGTACCTGAACAACCCTCCCATGCCTGGAGCTCTGGGCAGTGGAGGCAGTAGCAGCCACGAGCTGTCTGCTCTGGGAG GTGAGGGTGGCCTGCAAAGCCTCCTGGGTAACATGAGCCATACGCAGCTGATGCAGCTGATTGGACCAACTGGTCTGGGAGGACTCGGTGGTCTAGGGGCCCTAGCAGGACCAGGTCTGGCCAGTCTGTTGGGTAGTGGAGGCCCTGCTACCAGCTCCTCATCTTCCAG TTCCCGTAGCCAGTCTGCGgccgtcaccccctcctccggcTCTGCCGCCACCAGGATCAGTTCAGCCGCGGCCCCCACCACTCCGGTTACCCCTGCTGCCACCTCCGCTGCCTCGCCCACTGTCACCCCCACCACTCCTGCTG CCCAGACCCCAGTAGTGCCTGCAGCCGTCGGCTCCCCCACTCAGCCCATCCAGCTCAGCGACCTGCAGAGCATCCTGGCCACTATGAACGTACCGGCCATGTCCGCCGCCGTCGCGGCACAGGGATCTGAGG tgGACCTGGCCAGTGTGTGCACCCCGGAGATCATGGCTCCTATCCTGTCTAACTCGGAGGTTCAACAGAGGCTCCTGCCTTACCTGCCCTCTGGGGAGTCTCTACCTCAGAGTGCAGAAGAGATCCAGAACACTCTCACCTCGCCGCAGTTCCAACAG GCGATGAGTATGTTCAGCAGTGCCCTGGCATCAGGACAGCTTGGACCTCTCATGAACCAGTTTGGTCTGCCCTCAGAGGCTGTTGACGCAGCTAACAAAGGAG ATGTGGAAGCGTTTGCCAAAGCCATGGAAGGGACTGACAAGGATaaagacaagaagaagaagaagaaggaggatgatgatgaggataTGAGTCTGGATTAG